One genomic window of Tachypleus tridentatus isolate NWPU-2018 chromosome 12, ASM421037v1, whole genome shotgun sequence includes the following:
- the LOC143235398 gene encoding guanine nucleotide-binding protein subunit alpha homolog isoform X2 gives MAAVLSSCACFLRLKYGPEELEQFQRSKKIDKMLEEDKHIIRREVKLLLLGAGESGKSTFLKQMKIIHGHNFDEETLKEFRIVVYQNIVKGMKVLVDARNKLNIPWENVRNSQNASHILNFDSSMTLDPQTFLNLANIVKELWQDRGIKTAFDRRREFQLNYLPSNQDILHARKATKGISEFLVHINTIPFRFVDVGGQRSQRQKWFQCFDSVTSILFLVATTEYDQVLLEDRCTNRLVESKHIFETIINNRCFSEVSVILFLNKTDLLQEKIEKKDSNISHYFPEFSGDPHKLEDVQSFILSMFDSVRRDQKKQLFHHFTTAVDTENIKVVFNAVRDTILQKNITQLMLQ, from the exons ATGGCTGCAGTGCTGTCATCTTGTGCGTGCTTTTTACGTTTGAAATATGGTCCAGAGGAGTTAGAACAGTTTCAAAGAAGCAAAAAGATTGATAAAATGTTAGAAGAAGACAAGCATATTATCCGTCGAGAAGTTAAACTACTACTTCTAGGAGCTGGTGAAAGTGGTAAAAGTACTTTTCTAAAGCAAATGAAGATTATCCATGGTCATAATTTTGACGAGGAAACATTAAAAGAGTTCAGAATTGTTGTTTATCAGAATATAGTTAAAGGAATGAAGGTATTAGTAGATGCAAGAAATAAGCTGAATATTCCTTGGGAAAATGTACGCAATTCACAGAATGCTagtcatattttaaactttgacaGTAGTATGACCTTGGACCCACAAACGTTTTTAAACTTAGCAAATATAGTAAAAGAACTATGGCAAGATAGGGGTATAAAAACTGCTTTTGATAGGAGAAGAGAATTTCAACTG aattatcTTCCTTCAAACCAAGATATTCTTCATGCTAGGAAAGCCACTAAAGGAATAAGTGAATTTCTTGTCCATATCAATACCATCCCATTTCGTTTTGTGGATGTTGGTGGGCAACGTTCTCAGAGGCAAAAATGGTTCCAATGTTTTGATAGTGTGACTTCTATCCTGTTCCTCGTAGCAACTACAGAATATGATCAAGTACTTTTAGAAGACCGATGTACCAACCGCCTTGTGGAGTCAAAGCATATTTTTGAGACTATTATCAACAATAGGTGCTTCTCTGAAGTGTCAGTTATTCTTTTCCTTAACAAAACTGATCTTCTTCAggaaaaaatagaaaagaaagattCAAATATATCTCATTACTTTCCAGAGTTCAGTGGAGATCCTCACAAACTGGAAGATGTGCAGTCATTCATTCTTAGTATGTTTGACTCTGTCAGGAGAGACCAGAAGAAACAGCTCTTTCATCACTTTACTACTGCTGTGGACACggaaaatattaaagttgtttttaatgcTGTAAGAGATACAATACTGCAAAAGAACATTACCCAACTAATGCTTCAATAG
- the LOC143235398 gene encoding guanine nucleotide-binding protein subunit alpha homolog isoform X1 → MAAVLSSCACFLRLKYGPEELEQFQRSKKIDKMLEEDKHIIRREVKLLLLGAGESGKSTFLKQMKIIHGHNFDEETLKEFRIVVYQNIVKGMKVLVDARNKLNIPWENVRNSQNASHILNFDSSMTLDPQTFLNLANIVKELWQDRGIKTAFDRRREFQLGDSVRYFFENLNRITAQNYLPSNQDILHARKATKGISEFLVHINTIPFRFVDVGGQRSQRQKWFQCFDSVTSILFLVATTEYDQVLLEDRCTNRLVESKHIFETIINNRCFSEVSVILFLNKTDLLQEKIEKKDSNISHYFPEFSGDPHKLEDVQSFILSMFDSVRRDQKKQLFHHFTTAVDTENIKVVFNAVRDTILQKNITQLMLQ, encoded by the exons ATGGCTGCAGTGCTGTCATCTTGTGCGTGCTTTTTACGTTTGAAATATGGTCCAGAGGAGTTAGAACAGTTTCAAAGAAGCAAAAAGATTGATAAAATGTTAGAAGAAGACAAGCATATTATCCGTCGAGAAGTTAAACTACTACTTCTAGGAGCTGGTGAAAGTGGTAAAAGTACTTTTCTAAAGCAAATGAAGATTATCCATGGTCATAATTTTGACGAGGAAACATTAAAAGAGTTCAGAATTGTTGTTTATCAGAATATAGTTAAAGGAATGAAGGTATTAGTAGATGCAAGAAATAAGCTGAATATTCCTTGGGAAAATGTACGCAATTCACAGAATGCTagtcatattttaaactttgacaGTAGTATGACCTTGGACCCACAAACGTTTTTAAACTTAGCAAATATAGTAAAAGAACTATGGCAAGATAGGGGTATAAAAACTGCTTTTGATAGGAGAAGAGAATTTCAACTG GGAGACAGTGTACGTTATTTCTTTGAGAACTTAAATAGGATAACAGCACAA aattatcTTCCTTCAAACCAAGATATTCTTCATGCTAGGAAAGCCACTAAAGGAATAAGTGAATTTCTTGTCCATATCAATACCATCCCATTTCGTTTTGTGGATGTTGGTGGGCAACGTTCTCAGAGGCAAAAATGGTTCCAATGTTTTGATAGTGTGACTTCTATCCTGTTCCTCGTAGCAACTACAGAATATGATCAAGTACTTTTAGAAGACCGATGTACCAACCGCCTTGTGGAGTCAAAGCATATTTTTGAGACTATTATCAACAATAGGTGCTTCTCTGAAGTGTCAGTTATTCTTTTCCTTAACAAAACTGATCTTCTTCAggaaaaaatagaaaagaaagattCAAATATATCTCATTACTTTCCAGAGTTCAGTGGAGATCCTCACAAACTGGAAGATGTGCAGTCATTCATTCTTAGTATGTTTGACTCTGTCAGGAGAGACCAGAAGAAACAGCTCTTTCATCACTTTACTACTGCTGTGGACACggaaaatattaaagttgtttttaatgcTGTAAGAGATACAATACTGCAAAAGAACATTACCCAACTAATGCTTCAATAG